Proteins from a single region of Nocardiopsis dassonvillei subsp. dassonvillei DSM 43111:
- a CDS encoding non-ribosomal peptide synthetase, which produces MATNSAVSGLEGKTFLAGLLERQARNQPDATGLVYAGRAHTYADLNARANRLARALIDAGVGPETRVAVSMRRCPGAIVALFAVLKACGVYLPIDATHPRERIGYVLADSAPKVAVTDDRGADALGRHGVPMTFLRLGEDGDTGGHPADHDVRDEERRSPLRPDNLAYVMYTSGSTGRPKGVQISQSSLGLYSRHYGRFFDEVDAGRRLRIAHTAALTFDVGWNSVIGLAAGHEMHLYAEEDYRDVDRFVRIMSRHRLDCVVFTASYWGALVQSAEWGRGEHTPRVLLSCGEAFPNALWQRLRGIEGTRVMNTYGPTEATVEAVATDTDATPRPTLGTPIPDTGIHVLDDALAPAPTGSPGELYITGARLARGYLNRPGLTAERFVASPFAPGERMYRTGDVVRRNDVGDLEFLGRVDDQVKIRGFRVEPGEVEAVLASHPAVSRAAVVVREDRDGARGLVGYFVVDGGGVDEAELRRHLGRALPDYMVPSALLRVDEMPLNANGKLDRGALPEPTRNAESAPDRADTVEEVLLHILREVLEEPGLGPGDLFTERGGDSIRAFRVVTRARDSGVVVSTTDVLRHQSATAIAGAATVDAGAGSDGAGPTTRVPDREVSELQKELGL; this is translated from the coding sequence ATGGCGACCAACAGTGCGGTGAGCGGCCTGGAGGGGAAGACCTTCCTCGCCGGCCTTCTCGAACGCCAGGCCAGGAACCAGCCGGACGCGACCGGCCTCGTGTATGCGGGCCGCGCCCACACCTACGCCGACCTCAACGCGAGGGCCAACCGGCTCGCGCGTGCGCTCATCGACGCCGGGGTGGGGCCGGAGACGCGCGTGGCGGTGTCGATGCGGCGCTGCCCGGGTGCGATCGTCGCCCTCTTCGCCGTGCTCAAGGCGTGCGGCGTCTACCTTCCGATCGACGCCACCCACCCCCGAGAGCGCATCGGATACGTCCTGGCCGACAGCGCCCCGAAGGTCGCCGTCACCGATGACCGGGGCGCCGACGCCCTCGGCCGCCACGGTGTGCCGATGACGTTCCTGCGCCTGGGAGAGGACGGCGACACCGGCGGACACCCCGCCGACCACGACGTCCGCGACGAGGAGCGCCGGTCACCGCTGCGCCCCGACAACCTCGCGTACGTCATGTACACCTCCGGCTCCACGGGCAGACCCAAGGGCGTGCAGATCTCCCAGTCCAGCCTGGGCCTGTACAGCCGCCACTACGGCCGGTTCTTCGACGAGGTGGACGCCGGACGGCGCCTGCGCATCGCCCACACCGCCGCGCTGACCTTCGACGTCGGCTGGAACTCCGTCATCGGCTTGGCCGCGGGCCACGAGATGCACCTCTACGCGGAGGAGGACTACCGGGACGTCGATCGCTTCGTGCGGATCATGAGCCGACACCGACTCGACTGCGTCGTGTTCACCGCGTCCTACTGGGGGGCGCTGGTGCAGTCCGCGGAGTGGGGCAGGGGGGAGCACACGCCGCGGGTGCTGCTCTCCTGCGGGGAGGCGTTCCCGAACGCCCTCTGGCAGCGGCTCCGGGGGATCGAGGGAACCCGCGTGATGAACACCTACGGGCCGACCGAGGCCACCGTGGAGGCGGTGGCCACCGACACCGACGCCACCCCCCGCCCCACGCTGGGCACACCGATCCCGGACACGGGCATCCACGTCCTGGACGACGCGCTCGCGCCCGCGCCGACCGGGTCGCCCGGCGAGCTCTACATCACCGGCGCCCGCCTCGCCCGCGGGTACCTCAACCGACCCGGGCTGACCGCCGAGCGGTTCGTCGCCTCGCCGTTCGCCCCGGGAGAGCGCATGTACCGGACGGGTGACGTCGTCCGGCGGAACGACGTCGGCGATCTGGAGTTCCTCGGGCGCGTCGACGACCAGGTGAAGATCCGCGGCTTCCGTGTCGAGCCGGGGGAGGTCGAGGCGGTGCTCGCCTCCCACCCCGCCGTCTCCCGGGCCGCGGTCGTGGTGCGGGAGGACCGGGACGGGGCGCGCGGTCTCGTCGGCTACTTCGTCGTGGACGGTGGCGGCGTGGACGAGGCCGAACTGCGCCGGCACCTGGGCAGGGCACTGCCGGACTACATGGTGCCCTCCGCCCTGTTGAGGGTGGACGAGATGCCGCTCAACGCCAACGGCAAGCTCGACAGGGGAGCGCTCCCGGAGCCGACGAGGAACGCGGAGAGCGCGCCGGACCGGGCGGACACGGTCGAGGAGGTCCTCCTCCACATCCTTCGCGAGGTGCTGGAGGAACCCGGGCTCGGGCCCGGGGACCTCTTCACCGAACGCGGAGGCGACAGCATCCGGGCGTTCCGCGTGGTCACCCGGGCCCGGGACTCCGGAGTCGTGGTCTCCACGACCGACGTCCTCAGGCACCAGTCCGCGACGGCGATCGCAGGGGCGGCCACCGTGGACGCCGGGGCCGGGTCGGACGGGGCCGGGCCGACCACGCGTGTCCCGGACCGCGAGGTCAGCGAACTCCAGAAGGAACTCGGCCTGTGA